CGGGGCCCCGTCCCTCGCGGGGCCAGTCCATCTGGCGTTCCACTGTCACATCGAGAAAGTACCCGTCGCTCCGTTTTGCCTGCCCTTTCCCGTACACCTTGATCCATGCACTTCCCGAGCGGTACGGCTGGAGGAGGCTCCCCCAGAAATCGGCGCCCCCGTTCCGGCCCTTGTATCCGAAGGTCATGATGCCGTTCGGGCGAGTCCAGTCGCCGGTCTGGTAAGAAACGCTTTTAACTCCGCCGCCAACGCAGGCATAGACAAAATAGATACCGTGAACGCCATGGGTGGCATAGTCGCTCATGGCGTTGTCGGCGACATACCCGGTCAGCTCCCCGAGGTCCGGCAGCGCCTGACGGATGCTGTCGACCGCCTGCACGTATTCGAGCGAAGAGCCGCACATGATGGGTGTTCCGGCTTTCCGGGCGGTTTCGATCATGTCGCGGGCATTTTTGAGGCTCGATGCGAAGGGACGGTTGATGAAGGTCGGAATCCCCGCTTCGAGGTACGGGCGCACGAGGTCCTGAAACCAGAAAAGCGAGGCAAAATCGGCTATGACTATGGCATCCACCTTGTCGACCATGTCATAGTAATTCTTCACTTTGCTGACATTGTACTTTTTCGCGAAGCTGTCGAGACTTTCCGGATTGATATCCCAGGCGCTTGTCATCACCATCCCCGTCACCCGCATCTTGTCGCCGGTCGGATTGATGAGCGGGCCCCAGATGCTGTCGATATGACCTCCCTGGGTGGTGAGAACACCCACTTCGAGCAGTTCTGCCGACGAGGGGCTTTTTCTCTTGAATCGGGGACGTTTGGCTTCTGCAGCGGCTGCCGATCCCGCCGCAATCACTCCTGCTGCTGCGGCTGACTGCTTGAGAAACGATCTTCGGTTTTTCATGGTTTTCTGATCCATGGCAACTCCTCAAAGTTTTTCTGTAATGAGCCCTGATTATTCATGAAAATATTTAACCACAAAGAAACAAAGGCACGAAGAGACATAATATATTATTAATACTATCTTTAGTCACATTTAAAATCGATAGTAATACAATGATATATATAGAATTCAAATCCGTGTTCTGTTAAACTTATGAATGGATCACAGTATTTTATTTGTCGTTTTTCCCGATCACGATTTCCTGCGTCCGATGCCCGCCACGGGTGGACAACACATGCACCGTGCATTTTGCCGATTCGATGCCGTTCAGCCTGACCCGGAAACGCGCGGTCTTGATCTCTCCCTTTTTCGTCCACTCCACCTCAACATTCTTGTCCTGGGTATCGGGTAAAGTGATTTCTACCTTTTTATTCCTGCGGTCTTTCGTCAGCTCTTTATCGAATTCGAGGCGCACACGGTCCGGTCTCACTATCTTCACAAGCTTTGCCTGTTCGAGCGCGGTCGGGAGAAATCCGGTGTTGGTGAAGGTCACGGTAACATCGTACTCGTCCTTGTTCTTCGATGGTTTGACAACTGCGGATGTTATTTCGACCTGGGGCAGCTGCCTTGCCAGATAGATGTTGAACATCGCTTCTTTCCGTATCCATTCTTCGAGGTACTGTACGGGGGGATTCTGGCTGAAGAATTTCGGATTGAATCCCCCAATCTCGACCGTTCCGAGCTGCGGGTGTTCGTATGCCGTCCACTGCATGAACTCCCTGCCCCCGCATGCCTCGTCATTCCAGCAGAGGGCATCATACTCGTCATAGTTACCGTCGCCGTCATAATCCTTCATCTCACCCGTGCACCACAGCTCATCGCCGTACCAGATGCTGCCATAATACCAGTATCCGAAATCAGGCCCGTGTCCAAACAGCGGAATCGCCTTCGTCGGCTCTCCGGTCACGGGGTCGGTTTTCCTGCGGGTTCTGTAATCGTTATATGTGTCTCCGGCCCACCGGTAGCCGGTGATTTTTTTGCCCTCGCTGTCGAACAGACGGAACAGGGCGAGGTCTTCGGGATACATCCGCTCCCCGCTGTTCGAGGTTGACGGCCCGCGGAGATGCATGGGAACGCTCGTATCCATGGAATTGACTACGCCGATATTCGGGTGTCTGAGAAGGAACAGCACGAACGACTGGATTTCCGGCTCGGACAGGGGATACTCACCGGCGCCGCCCTGTGTCCAGCCTCGTCCGGTGGTATCCTGTCCGGGTTCGGGTCGCCAGTTTTCAGGGTAATTCCTGTGGAGATCGAGCCCCCCGACACCGTCCTCATTGTATTTCCCGTCGCCGTCATTGTCGGTTCCTTCGCTGTACACGTCCCAGTCGCCTTCGCCGTCCTTCACCCGCTTCATGAGCCGACGGGAAGTATCGCGCGGATCGATGACATAGTTCCCGCTGTCCGGATTCGCTTTCCGCATCTGCCTGATGAATCCGTCGCCGTCGAGGTCCTCTCCCGGATCCTCGTCAAGAAGGCCGTCGCGGTCGTCGTCATGAGGGCGGACTGAGCTCCGGTTGCTCTGCGCCGTCCGGAGATACATCTCGGACCCGTCCGGGTTGTTTTTTATCCTGA
The sequence above is drawn from the bacterium genome and encodes:
- a CDS encoding Gfo/Idh/MocA family oxidoreductase codes for the protein MDQKTMKNRRSFLKQSAAAAGVIAAGSAAAAEAKRPRFKRKSPSSAELLEVGVLTTQGGHIDSIWGPLINPTGDKMRVTGMVMTSAWDINPESLDSFAKKYNVSKVKNYYDMVDKVDAIVIADFASLFWFQDLVRPYLEAGIPTFINRPFASSLKNARDMIETARKAGTPIMCGSSLEYVQAVDSIRQALPDLGELTGYVADNAMSDYATHGVHGIYFVYACVGGGVKSVSYQTGDWTRPNGIMTFGYKGRNGGADFWGSLLQPYRSGSAWIKVYGKGQAKRSDGYFLDVTVERQMDWPREGRGP
- a CDS encoding M14 family metallopeptidase, producing MRRCGKKSFIRTVAIVSFAVWALSVFAQEDAKEPGSGKKESEFYSVKGYRHGVSFFKKTHYEEIKPLKEGELDFRHYHTYDEIIGFLKRWAEEYPDLIDLYESGKTFEDRDIYQVTLTNKKTLKDTDKPAMAIDANRHSGEVTAAESALWMLNYLLTNYGKDREITELVDTKAFYFRIKNNPDGSEMYLRTAQSNRSSVRPHDDDRDGLLDEDPGEDLDGDGFIRQMRKANPDSGNYVIDPRDTSRRLMKRVKDGEGDWDVYSEGTDNDGDGKYNEDGVGGLDLHRNYPENWRPEPGQDTTGRGWTQGGAGEYPLSEPEIQSFVLFLLRHPNIGVVNSMDTSVPMHLRGPSTSNSGERMYPEDLALFRLFDSEGKKITGYRWAGDTYNDYRTRRKTDPVTGEPTKAIPLFGHGPDFGYWYYGSIWYGDELWCTGEMKDYDGDGNYDEYDALCWNDEACGGREFMQWTAYEHPQLGTVEIGGFNPKFFSQNPPVQYLEEWIRKEAMFNIYLARQLPQVEITSAVVKPSKNKDEYDVTVTFTNTGFLPTALEQAKLVKIVRPDRVRLEFDKELTKDRRNKKVEITLPDTQDKNVEVEWTKKGEIKTARFRVRLNGIESAKCTVHVLSTRGGHRTQEIVIGKNDK